A genome region from Maniola jurtina chromosome 22, ilManJurt1.1, whole genome shotgun sequence includes the following:
- the LOC123876680 gene encoding uncharacterized protein LOC123876680, which translates to MARKKTFIITVILCLVRFTFTFTHCLSHVCYGNLILFIMSQFSSFALDINRVWRFILLETVRYRLCFLRQRLEEVPECNYYLYISDNKTYRKNKMSFCVNLYRSIADIYDLVAPEIHSTMFVTVVCTVPKLINNFYHILLVQDGREPTENLLFLITHVLQLSFLLFSPCIIVEFHAMEVEKMRIFLIHRYIDELDAKVKEEIDTFLQYVNIRTFQRKIWRCVPMNIALPLEVANICVSAIIVIINFTHLYG; encoded by the exons ATGGCTAGGAAGAAAACTTTTATAATCACTGTAATTCTTTGTTTAGTTAGATTTACTTTCACGTTTACTCATTGCTTGAGTCATGTCTGCTATGGGAATCTCATATTATTCATCATGAGCCAATTTTCGTCGTTCGCTTTAGACATTAATAGAGTATGGAGGTTCATACTGCTTGAAACTGTACGCTACCGCCTTTGTTTTCTTCGTCAACGGTTAGAAGAGGTGCCAGAATGcaattattatctttatatcAGTGATAATAAAACATATAGGAAGAACAAAATGTCGTTTTGCGTCAATTTGTATAGGAGTATTGCTGATATCTATGATTTGGTAGCACCGGAGATTCACTCTACT ATGTTTGTAACAGTTGTTTGCACTGTACCAAAATTGATTAATAATTTCTATCACATTTTACTGGTTCAAGATGGGcgt GAACCTACCGAAAACTTATTGTTTTTGATAACGCACGTTTTGCAACTGAGCTTCCTTTTATTTTCACCGTGTATCATAGTTGAGTTTCATGCGATGGAAGTGGAAAAAATGAGAATTTTCCTGATACATCGATATATTGACGAGTTGG atgcGAAGGTCAAGGAAGAAATCGACACTTTCCTTCAATACGTAAACATAAGAACGTTTCAACGTAAGATATGGCGGTGTGTGCCCATGAACATAGCTCTGCCCCTGGAAGTGGCCAACATTTGCGTGTCTGCAATCATTGTGATTATCAATTTCACCCATTTATACGGGTGA